The Henckelia pumila isolate YLH828 unplaced genomic scaffold, ASM3356847v2 CTG_461:::fragment_3, whole genome shotgun sequence genome window below encodes:
- the LOC140872019 gene encoding uncharacterized protein, whose amino-acid sequence MDERPVRNNHNPRYRNRNNNNEGNPPPPPPPPQVLGLNHANLAAIAAIVANTLQGLGNPPANGNPLPQVHGVKYHYESLRKNRAQTFKGDPDPEVGQYWLKNIETQLRLLEIPDEFKVDVVTPFLEEKAAKWWEVVSPPMIVTGPITWRQFKDVFLKQYYPAEVRLQKLSEFENFTQTQDMSVVEYTSKFNSLGTYAPTIMADDVLKMHRFKRGLSSRIQTALAVYHATSFADLMGAAIRAEIDINRRDGENTNKRPLVGQSSTGKQTFKKPYQFTGTNKSAPSKPSYQEIQTCSTCGFKHFGECRRASGACFGCGKTGHRIADCPENKGKEAEAKGSFATNKPKENKPNARVFAVTQEEVENANDVVAGTILINKTSAYVLFDCGATHSFISKRFAKKLGLTPEILVEPFRVATPTSKTIETHRVHRDCVMTISEHIFQAELIQLPMVEFDAILGMDWLANNHALVDCCMKNVKLKAANLDEVIYHGKVKEQKSLLSASQTWKAMKSGKEVYLAVVGEVKEEVALSLEDIPVVQEFPDVFPEKLPGVMPDREVEFEINLVPGAAPISKAPYRMAPAELKELREQLQELLDKKQIRPSASPWGAPLKGATVFSKLDLRSGYHQLKVKSADVPKTAFRTRYGHYEFMVMPFGLTNAPAVFMDLMNRVFKPFLDKFVVVFIDDILVYSPSEEDHKEHLRLTLQTLREKELYAKFKKCEFWLKSVTFLGHIISKDGVSVDPKKVEPVMDWPRPKTVTEIRSFLGLAGYYRKFMEGFSSIAIPLTKLTQKNSKTGMKRVNRALKF is encoded by the exons ATGGACGAGAGACCAGTACGCAACAATCATAACCCACGCTATAGAAACCGCAACAACAACAATGAAGGGAAccctccgccgccgccgccgccgccgcaaGTATTAGGCCTAAATCATGCTAACTTGGCGGCTATAGCAGCCATTGTGGCTAACACCCTTCAAGGGTTGGGAAACCCGCCTGCAAATGGCAACCCACTACCACAGGTGCATGGGGTGAAGTATCATTATGAGTCACTGAGAAAGAACCGAGCCCAAACCTTTAAAGGAGATCCAGATCCTGAGGTTGGCCAATATTGGCTCAAGAATATCGAGACTCAACTCCGCCTACTCGAGATCCCTgatgagtttaaggtggatgtaGTAACACCCTTCTTGGAAGAAAAAGCAGCCAAGTGGTGGGAGGTAGTGTCACCACCTATGATAGTAACTGGTCCAATCACGTGGCGACAATTTAAGGATGTGTTCCTGAAGCAGTATTACCCTGCGGAAGTCAGATTGCAAAAATTAAGTGAGTTCGAAAATTTCACTCAGACTCAGGATATGTCAGTGGTTGAATacacttcaaaattcaattcaCTTGGAACGTATGCTCCTACTATCATGGCTGATGATGTCTTGAAAATGCACCGTTTCAAAAGAGGTTTGAGCAGTCGTATTCAGACAGCTTTAGCAGTTTACCATGCCACAAGTTTCGCTGATTTAATGGGAGCTGCAATTCGAGCTGAGATCGATATCAACCGAAGGGATGGTGAGAACACGAACAAGAGACCTCTTGTGGGGCAATCTTCAACaggaaaacagacattcaaGAAACCATATCAGTTTACTGGAACAAACAAGAGCGCTCCTTCAAAACCAAgctatcaagaaatccaaacatgtagtACCTGTGGATTTAAACACTTTGGAGAATGCCGCAGAGCAAGTGGCGCCTGTTTTGGATGTGGGAAGACTGGACACCGCATTGCAGATTGTCCAGAAAACAAAGGCAAAGAAGCTGAGGCAAAAGGCAGTTTTGCTACGAATAAACCAAAAGAGAACAAGCCAAATGCCCGAGTTTTTGCGGTAACACAAGAAGAAGTCGAGAATGCAAATGACGTTGTAGCAGGTACCATTCTAATCAACAAAACTTCTGCttatgtattgtttgattgtggTGCTACGCATTCATTTATATCTAAGAGGTTTGCTAAGAAGTTAGGACTTACTCCTGAGATACTGGTGGAACCTTTTAGAGTAGCAACTCCCACTAGCAAAACAATTGAAACACATAGGGTTCACAGAGATTGTGTAATGACAATTAGTGAACACATATTTCAAGCTGAACTCATTCAACTACCCATGGTAGAATTTGATGCCATTTTAGGAATGGATTGGCTAGCAAATAACCATGCTTTAGTAGATTGTTGCATGAAGAATGTCAAATTGAAAGCTGCAAATCTCGACGAAGTCATTTATCATGGCAAAGTCAAGGAGCAGAAGTCCCTTTTATCTGCTTCTCAAACTTGGAAAGCTATGAAAAGTGGCAAAGAAGTATACCTAGCAGTGGTAGGCGAAGTAAAGGAAGAAGTTGCACTTTCATTAGAAGATATTCCTGTAGTTcaagaatttccagatgtgtttcctgaaaAACTTCCTGGGGTAATGCCCGACCGTGAAGTGGAATTTGAAATTAATCTAGTACCTGGTGCTGCACCTATCTCAAAAGCACCATACCGAATGGCTCCAGCAGAGCTGAAAGAATTAAGAGAGCAACTCCAAGAATTGTTGGATAAAAAGCAAATACGACCAAGtgcatctccttggggagccccg ctcAAAGGAGCTACAGTCTTTTCCAAGCTCGATCTAAGGTCAGGCTATCATCAATTGAAAGTCAAGTCAGCAGATGTTCCGAAAACAGCTTTTAGGACACGGTATGGGCATTACGAATTTATGGTGATGCCTTTTGGGTTAACTAACGCACCGGCAGTatttatggatctcatgaatAGAGTATTCAAGCCGTTCCTCGACAAGTTTGTGGTGGTatttattgacgacatcctcGTATATTCACCAAGTGAAGAAGACCACAAAGAACATCTCCGACTCACTCTCCAGACGCTAAGAGAGAAAGAACTTTAtgccaaattcaagaagtgtgaattttggctaaaGAGCGTCACCTTCTTGGGCCATATAATATCCAAAGACGGAGTATCTGTGGATCCCAAGAAAGTGGAGCCAGTTATGGATTGGCCTAGACCAAAAACTGTAACTGAAATCCGAAGCTTTCTAGGTTTGGCTGGCTATTATCGAAAATTCATGGAAGGTTTTTCTTCGATAGCTATACCTCTCACCAAACTCACACAAAAGAACTCTAAGACCGGGATGAAACGTGTGAACAGAGCTTTGAAATTCTGA